One window of the Pyrus communis chromosome 17, drPyrComm1.1, whole genome shotgun sequence genome contains the following:
- the LOC137721908 gene encoding cytochrome P450 714A1-like: MAEGFDQVVVICWSLVLIGVLSVVMRSLKEMWLKPARIRSVLWNQGIRGPPTSFIVGNIPEMKKIQSTITINPKPSDAKRVHHNRIPSCFPYLQRWEQEYGSVYMYSTGSKQHMYVSDPKLIRELKLHNSWDLGRPTYLSKSMQPLLGNGVIRANGHEWAYQKKLIAPEFFLDKVKGMVGLMEESTMATINKWESHTQESEDGIAEITVDEDLKSQSADIISRACFGSSYSQGNEIFSKIAILQDALSHPSLLFGFLNFRFLPTENDKKVRTLRKEVDSLLLKLVRDRQKKIQLGGASEKDLLQMILESAATSTEMPSHKTDQFILDNCKTIYFAGSETTALSASWTLMLLALQPEWQERVRAEIVEVCGDVDQLHHCLQDVDKLRKMKTLTMVIQESLRLYGPGVIMAREAFAEMKLGDLDVPKGLHIWTFIPTLHRDPENWGSDVNEFKPERFANGVSEACKYPQAYMPFGYGSRLCIGQTFATLQLKIVLSLILSKFSFSLSPNYQHSPVYKMLLLPEHGIKLLVRRVRT; encoded by the exons ATGGCAGAGGGTTTTGATCAGGTAGTAGTGATATGTTGGTCACTTGTGTTGATCGGTGTTTTGAGTGTGGTGATGCGATCGCTTAAGGAGATGTGGCTGAAGCCTGCAAGGATTCGATCAGTGCTTTGGAACCAAGGCATCAGAGGGCCACCAACTTCCTTCATTGTTGGGAACATTCCAGAGATGAAGAAGATTCAGTCCACCATAACAATCAACCCGAAACCATCTGATGCTAAACGTGTGCACCACAACAGGATTCCCTCATGCTTTCCTTATCTTCAACGATGGGAGCAGGAGTATG GTTCAGTATATATGTACTCAACTGGGagcaagcagcacatgtatgtGAGCGATCCCAAGTTGATAAGGGAGCTGAAATTGCACAACTCCTGGGATTTGGGTAGACCCACATATCTGAGTAAGTCAATGCAGCCCTTGCTAGGTAACGGCGTTATCCGGGCGAACGGGCACGAATGGGCTTACCAGAAGAAACTCATTGCTCCTGAGTTCTTCCTTGACAAGGTTAAG GGTATGGTGGGTCTGATGGAGGAATCTACAATGGCAACGATTAACAAATGGGAGAGCCATACACAAGAAAGTGAGGATGGCATTGCTGAAATAACAGTAGATGAGGATTTGAAAAGCCAATCTGCTGATATCATATCAAGAGCTTGTTTTGGTAGCTCTTATTCCCAAGGCAACGAGATTTTTTCAAAGATTGCTATCCTTCAGGACGCCTTGTCTCATCCAAGTTTGCTCTTTGGGTTTCTCAATTTCAG ATTTCTTCCCACAGAGAATGACAAAAAAGTAAGAACTTTAAGAAAAGAGGTGGATTCTTTGTTGCTCAAATTAGTGAGGGACCGCCAAAAGAAAATCCAATTAGGTGGTGCATCTGAAAAGGACCTATTACAAATGATACTTGAAAGTGCTGCTACTAGCACTGAAATGCCTAGCCATAAAACAGACCAATTTATTCTGGACAATTGCAAAACTATCTACTTTGCAGGATCTGAGACCACTGCTCTATCAGCATCCTGGACCCTAATGCTACTGGCATTACAACCCGAATGGCAAGAACGCGTTCGTGCTGAGATTGTTGAGGTCTGTGGGGATGTTGATCAGCTGCATCATTGCTTGCAAGACGTGGATAAATTGCGCAAGATGAAAACG CTCACAATGGTGATTCAAGAGAGCCTGCGCCTTTATGGACCTGGAGTCATAATGGCAAGAGAAGCTTTTGCAGAAATGAAGTTGGGGGACTTAGATGTGCCGAAAGGTCTTCACATATGGACATTCATTCCAACATTGCACCGCGACCCTGAAAATTGGGGTTCGGATGTTAATGAGTTTAAGCCGGAGAGGTTTGCAAATGGGGTCTCAGAAGCATGCAAATATCCCCAAGCATACATGCCATTTGGTTATGGGAGTCGGTTGTGCATAGGCCAGACTTTTGCCACGCTACAGTTGAAGATAGTTCTCTCCCTGATTTTATCCAAGTTCTCCTTTTCCCTTTCTCCAAATTATCAGCACTCCCCGGTTTATAAAATGTTATTGCTGCCTGAACATGGAATCAAACTCCTTGTTCGACGCGTGAGAACATAA